The segment ATTTTTGAGCGTGTTGAAAAGTTTCTGGATTGGCTGCTGCCGATTACGGCCCAGTTCCCCAAACACCATCGCTTCGGGTTGGCCCGCCGCACAGAAGACCGGGCTCTGGACTTTTATGAACAAATCGTGCGCGCAGCCAAAGCGGACAGGCCAGGTCGTTATCTGCATGAGGCGGATGTGCAACTCACGCAGTTGGGTTTTTACCTGCGGCGGTGCTATCATCTGCAATTGATTACTGCGCGGCAGTATGAAGAAGGCAGCCGCCGCATCGCCGAATTAGGGCGATTGATTGGTGGCTGGATGAAAAAGGCAGTTGTGACCGGGTGACCGGTCTTTCTGTAGGGAAACAGGCGTTAAGGTGCTTCGCGGCGGGTCGTGGAACAACAACGACAACAACATCCGCGCCTCCAACCGCAACAACAACAACCCGACGAACCGCAACAACAACGTGGGGTTCCGGTGCGCCCAGTAGTCCTTGCCCTATACCCGTGCATCATAGTGCGCTGGCCGGCATATTACCTGCTCAGAAGGAGAATATTCCAAAAGGTGAGTAATCAGAGCCAAATGGGAGAAAGTACTCCAGCTTGTTTTCCTGGTAGGGGGCAACTCTTGCCGAAGATAAAGGGGACTGCTCCGGCTGGTAGGTGAACCGAAGGCCGGAGCAGTCGCGTTTCGGATCTGACTCATATGACGGTGCCGATTGCTGAAGGATTGAATAGACATGCCGATGGAATTGGCCGAAGAGCTGGCTGCTTTGCATTGGTTCAGTGACGAAGCTTTGTGGGAAGAGTCCGCGCCATCTATGTCCGCAGCAGAACAGAAGCGTCGGGCGCAGGCGTTGGCGATTCTGGCGCAACGAGGTCATTCCGTCACGCTTGACGCCCTGCTTGTAAGAAGAATCGAACAACACTTCTCTGCACAAGAGACGCCATGAAAGCGAGACAGCTATGATTACCCTACAGATTCAAGGCCGCGCGTTGGAAAAAGAAGTGAATGAGCTTTTGCAGCAAGAATTCGGCGGCGATGCTGAAAAAATGCTGCATGAGCTAATCAAACTATACGCATCTCAGTTTGACCGGCTGAAATACAGCGGCATTCTGAAGTGGGAACAGGATGGCCTTGCTTTCCAGAAGGAAAGCCGTCGTGCGTGGCGCTGAAGTTTTGCCGGACACAAATGCCTTCATTGTATTTCTTACTGGACTCTGCTGTTTCTGGAGTGGAGGCTTCAGCCGGTCTACATATGGTGGTTGACCCGGCTAAAGCCTCGACTCCGATCACCATATGTGGATTTCGCCAGACTCGAGTTTCTTATTTCGGCAGACACGGCTTTTCAGAAAGTGGCTGGTTTGGCCTTCATTTCGGATATCTTAACTTGAGCCGGCGGGGAGTAAGTACAGATTACAAAAATCTCGCAGATTTTTGTAATCTTGGGGAGATACCAGGTTAAATCAGGATGAAACTGTACGCGATCAGCGACCTGCACGTGAGCCGGGGCGCGAATTGGGAGGCGGTGCGCGCGCTGCCCGCTTATACAGATGACTGGCTAATTGTGGCCGGGGACGTGAGCGAGAGCGAACACCAGTTTGCCGCCACGATGACGGTCCTCAGCCGGCGGTTTGCGCGCGTCTTTTGGACACCGGGCAACCACGACTTGTGGGCGCACCCACAAAGCCCGCCCGCGCAGCGGGGCGTCTTCAAGTACAACCGCCTGGTCGGCATCTGCCGCGCCCTGGGCATCCTCACCCCCGAAGACTCGTACGCGGCCTGGCCCAACCCCAACGGCGCGGACATCCTCATCGCCCCCATCTTCACCCTGTACGACTACAGCTTCCGCCCCGACGATGTGCCGGCAACGGAAGCCATCGCCTGGGCAGCGGAAACAAACATCGTCAGCACGGATGAGTATTTCCTCTCCCCCGACCCGTTCCCCTCACGCCAGGCGTGGTGCGCCGCCCGCTGCCGCTACACGGAAACGCGGCTGCAAAGCCTGCCCCCGCGCCAACCCATTATCCTGGCGGGACATTTCCCTTTGCGCCAGGATTTGGTGTGGCTGCCGCGCATCCCGCGCTTTTCCATCTGGTGTGGGACCCGCCTGACGGAAGCGTGGCATACGCGCTTCCCTGTGCGTGCGGTGGTGCATGGGCATTTGCACATGCGCGGCAC is part of the Ardenticatenales bacterium genome and harbors:
- the avd gene encoding diversity-generating retroelement protein Avd, producing MTTLLLLMMKQSPIFERVEKFLDWLLPITAQFPKHHRFGLARRTEDRALDFYEQIVRAAKADRPGRYLHEADVQLTQLGFYLRRCYHLQLITARQYEEGSRRIAELGRLIGGWMKKAVVTG
- a CDS encoding SUMF1/EgtB/PvdO family nonheme iron enzyme, with translation MLRGGSWNNNDNNIRASNRNNNNPTNRNNNVGFRCAQ
- a CDS encoding metallophosphoesterase, which codes for MKLYAISDLHVSRGANWEAVRALPAYTDDWLIVAGDVSESEHQFAATMTVLSRRFARVFWTPGNHDLWAHPQSPPAQRGVFKYNRLVGICRALGILTPEDSYAAWPNPNGADILIAPIFTLYDYSFRPDDVPATEAIAWAAETNIVSTDEYFLSPDPFPSRQAWCAARCRYTETRLQSLPPRQPIILAGHFPLRQDLVWLPRIPRFSIWCGTRLTEAWHTRFPVRAVVHGHLHMRGTYARDGVDFHEVSLGYPHQWQAARGVEGYLRQILP